A stretch of DNA from Bradyrhizobium algeriense:
ACAGAAAAACGAAAACGATCAGCAGCAGACAAGGAATAAGATTGAGCGATTCTGCGATGCGCCTGCGAAGGCTCATCGGCGGATCGGCCGGCGGCGTGCGCGTCGGATTGGCGAGCGACCAGATCGCGATGTAGCCGGAATAGAGCATCATTACCAACAGGCCCGGCAGAAATCCGGCGAGGAAAACCTGAATGATGGAGACGTTCGCCTGCACGGCGTAGACCACCATGGTGATCGACGGCGGGATGAGAATGCCGAGCGTGCCTGCACCGGCGAGAGAGCCGAGGCTCAGGTTTTCGTCATAGCCGCGCTTCTTCAATTCCGGTAGCGCAATCTTGGCAACCGTGGCGCAGGTCGCGGCCGATGATCCCGATACCGAACCGAATACACCGCAGGCGAGCACATTGACGTGCATGAGCCGGCCCGGCAGCCAGTTCAGCCAGGGCGCAAATCCACGAAACATTTCCTCCGACAACCGCGTGCGGAACAGAATTTCGCCCATCCAGATGAAGAGTGGCAAGGCCGCGAGCGACCACGACGCGCTGTTGCCCCACACCGTTGTCGCAAGCACGCTGCCCGCCGGAATGGCGCCGCCGGCGAACTGCATGCCGGCCCATCCAGTCGCCATCAAGGCGACGCCGATCCAGACGCCGGCACCGAGCAGCAGCGCAAGAAATCCGAGCAGGATAGCGGCGATGGAGAGAAGCTCCATGTCAGACCCCACTCTGCATGGCGCGTTCGACGATCTCCTCGGCGCTCGTCGGCTTCGGCAATTCGTAGCGCGGCGCGAAGCCGCGCAGGACATGGACCAGCTCATCCACGAAAGCGATGAAGAGTATCACCAGCCCGCCACTGTAGCCGAGCTGCGGAATCCACAGCGGCACCGCGATGACGCCTTGCGAAATGTCGGAAAATTTAAGGGATTGCCAGGTCATGATCGCAGCATGCCACGCGAAAAAGCCGATGAAGCCGACGCCGACGAGGAGCGCTGCGATCTCGACATAGTGGCGGACGTTGTCGTTGAGGCGATCGATCAAGAGGCCGACGCGGATCATCTCGCCGTGCTTGAAGGTATGCGCGAGCCCGAGGAAGGCCGTCGCCGCCATGCACCAGGAGATGAAATCATCGCCCGCCGGAATATTGACGCCGAGCGGCCGGCCGCCCGACAACAGCAGCATCAGCACAAAAATCGCAATCAGGAAAAGTCCGGCGAGATAGCCGGAGAAAAGGTAGATTCGATCAAGAAACACGCGGATCATACTGTGTCCTTCTCCTCGCACGCCTATTGCCCGCAAGCAATAGTGGTGCCACTTCCGGTAACCGTCCGCTGCCGGAAAGAGTCTATCGATCCTGGCCGTGGGCGAAAGCGGACACCGAAATCAGTCCCCGGAATACGCGACAGGGTTTCGGAATTGCTCCGGGCCGTCAAGGCCGACTCACGACGGATACGGTCAAGCGCAGCCTCTATTGCTGCAGCGACGAAACACTTGCGGCGATGTTGTCGGCCAGCGCCTTCACAAGAGGCACGTAGCGCTGGACGACGTCCGCGCGGTCGAGCGCCGAGGTGAAATAGGTCATGCCGACGGTGGCGAGCACGCGCTGGTTGACGATGATGGGAATTGCGATCGTGCCGGACGAGCGCGGCTCCACCATCGGGTCGCGTTCGGCGAAACCTTGCTTGCGGATCGCGGCCAGCAAGGACAACGCCCGCTTTCGCTCCGTGGCGAGTTTGTCTTCGCTCTCCTGCGACCGTGTGAGCATGTCGAGCAGCATCGACCGCTCGCTCATGGGGCAGAATGCCAGGTAGGCGCGCCCCAGCGCCCGCCCGAGCAGGCTGAGGTGCATGTTGAGGGTGCCGTGAAACGGCGAGACCGGGCTGTCGGGAATGGTGCTGAAGCGAACCACGACAGAACTCCTGTCGAGGACAGCGATGGCGATTGGCCAGTGATATTGTCGCGTGAAGGCGAGCGCCCATGCGCGCGCGGCCTCGACCACCAGCGGATCGCCGTGAAAGCCGTTGCTCAGCGATTTGACCCGGGAAGCTACCGCGTAACCGCCCTGCCGCCGGTCGTTGGCGGCATAGCCCATCGCGCATAGCGACTTCATCAACCGCACCACCGTCGACTTCGGCAACCCGGTCGCCTTGTGCAGGCGGTCGATCGAGGTGACGCGGTGGCGATTGAGTTCCTCCAGCAGCAGGAGCGTGCGGGAGGCGGCTTCGACGGTGTCGGATTTGAGCGGCATTTTGAAATTCCACCTGGTGGAACGCTTTGAATTAGCTATGGCCCACCGCCGCCCGCGCTGCAATGGTTTTCGCCAAGCCACGTCGGAGTCCGTTCTT
This window harbors:
- a CDS encoding DNA-binding transcriptional regulator: MPLKSDTVEAASRTLLLLEELNRHRVTSIDRLHKATGLPKSTVVRLMKSLCAMGYAANDRRQGGYAVASRVKSLSNGFHGDPLVVEAARAWALAFTRQYHWPIAIAVLDRSSVVVRFSTIPDSPVSPFHGTLNMHLSLLGRALGRAYLAFCPMSERSMLLDMLTRSQESEDKLATERKRALSLLAAIRKQGFAERDPMVEPRSSGTIAIPIIVNQRVLATVGMTYFTSALDRADVVQRYVPLVKALADNIAASVSSLQQ
- a CDS encoding TRAP transporter large permease subunit, which translates into the protein MELLSIAAILLGFLALLLGAGVWIGVALMATGWAGMQFAGGAIPAGSVLATTVWGNSASWSLAALPLFIWMGEILFRTRLSEEMFRGFAPWLNWLPGRLMHVNVLACGVFGSVSGSSAATCATVAKIALPELKKRGYDENLSLGSLAGAGTLGILIPPSITMVVYAVQANVSIIQVFLAGFLPGLLVMMLYSGYIAIWSLANPTRTPPADPPMSLRRRIAESLNLIPCLLLIVFVFLSLLMGWATATECAAWGVLGSLAIAWWQGALSWESFWASVMGATRVNCMILLILAGASYMGTSMAYTGIPLALANWVNGLQLSPYALIAALTVMYIVLGTALDGISMIVLTTAIVIPMVKQAGFDLVWFGIFLVLVVEMAEVSPPVGFNLFVLQTMSGKDSNTVAKAALPFFFLLVLAVAIITVFPAIVMLLPRIAFPG
- a CDS encoding TRAP transporter small permease — its product is MIRVFLDRIYLFSGYLAGLFLIAIFVLMLLLSGGRPLGVNIPAGDDFISWCMAATAFLGLAHTFKHGEMIRVGLLIDRLNDNVRHYVEIAALLVGVGFIGFFAWHAAIMTWQSLKFSDISQGVIAVPLWIPQLGYSGGLVILFIAFVDELVHVLRGFAPRYELPKPTSAEEIVERAMQSGV